Proteins from a single region of Pseudomonas sp. 10S4:
- a CDS encoding PLDc N-terminal domain-containing protein, whose protein sequence is MGSTFNSLVALIIFALDIWAIINVLKSGAETGMKIIWVLLILLLPVLGLIIWAIAGPRGNVRI, encoded by the coding sequence ATGGGTTCCACGTTTAATAGTTTGGTAGCTCTGATTATTTTCGCCCTGGACATCTGGGCAATCATCAACGTGCTGAAAAGTGGCGCCGAAACAGGGATGAAAATCATCTGGGTGCTGCTGATCCTGCTGCTGCCGGTGCTGGGCCTGATCATCTGGGCTATCGCCGGGCCACGAGGCAACGTGCGGATCTGA